Proteins encoded within one genomic window of Micromonospora halotolerans:
- a CDS encoding ABC transporter permease → MKLARDTWLIFQRQIQLLLRNPVWVFVGVFQPVMYLLLFAPLLKPALRVSTQAEAYKIFVPGLLVLLAIFGGLFQGFGLIAELRAGVIERSRVTPVSRLALLLGRSLRDVVSLIAQAVIITLLALLFDLRVFIGYLLLAYLMLALIALMTSAVSYGVALKVKSEDALAPLMNTVAQPVLLLSGILLPLMYAPGWLQGVADWNPFSWAVDGTRALFAGDLANDKVWQGLTIIAVLAVAGVVWAARQFARSVR, encoded by the coding sequence ATGAAACTCGCCCGCGACACCTGGCTGATCTTCCAGCGCCAGATCCAGCTGCTGCTGCGCAACCCCGTGTGGGTCTTCGTCGGCGTCTTCCAGCCGGTGATGTACCTGCTCCTCTTCGCCCCGCTGCTCAAGCCCGCGCTGCGGGTGTCGACCCAGGCCGAGGCGTACAAGATCTTCGTGCCCGGCCTGCTCGTGCTGCTGGCCATCTTCGGCGGCCTGTTCCAGGGCTTCGGCCTGATCGCCGAGCTGCGCGCCGGCGTGATCGAGCGGTCCCGGGTCACCCCGGTGAGCCGGCTGGCCCTGCTCCTCGGCCGCTCGCTGCGGGACGTGGTCTCGCTGATCGCGCAGGCGGTCATCATCACCCTGCTCGCGCTCCTGTTCGACCTGCGCGTCTTCATCGGCTACCTGCTGCTCGCGTACCTGATGCTGGCCCTCATCGCGCTGATGACCTCGGCCGTCTCCTACGGCGTCGCGCTCAAGGTCAAGAGTGAGGACGCGCTCGCCCCGCTGATGAACACCGTCGCCCAGCCGGTGCTGCTGCTCTCCGGCATCCTGCTGCCGCTCATGTACGCCCCCGGCTGGCTCCAGGGCGTCGCCGACTGGAACCCGTTCTCCTGGGCGGTCGACGGCACGCGGGCGCTCTTCGCCGGTGACCTGGCCAACGACAAGGTCTGGCAGGGGTTGACGATCATCGCGGTGCTCGCCGTCGCCGGGGTGGTCTGGGCCGCCCGGCAGTTCGCCCGCAGCGTCCGCTGA
- a CDS encoding ATP-binding cassette domain-containing protein encodes MIETRGLRKSFRSRAGRETKTVDAVRGVNLEVAEGEIFGFLGPNGAGKTTTLRMLATLIEPDGGEATIAGADLRKDPAEVRRRIGYVAQGGSTWDESTAREELVLHARLYGISKAEANRRATRALDAFQLSEYADRKCKTYSGGQRRRVEIALGIIHEPKIVFLDEPTTGLDPQSRAHMWDEIRRLRTEGMTVFITTHYLDEADALCDRIAIMDHGEVVAEGTPAELKREISGEVVLVGLDAATTPQAAELLDTEAYVSKLETADEGGLRLYVDEGATAIPQVLRRLDHAGLELRSIELHRPSLDDVFLTKTGRSLRES; translated from the coding sequence ATGATCGAGACCAGGGGGCTGCGGAAGTCGTTCCGCTCCCGCGCGGGTCGCGAGACGAAGACCGTGGACGCGGTCCGGGGCGTCAACCTCGAGGTGGCCGAGGGGGAGATCTTCGGCTTCCTCGGCCCCAACGGCGCCGGCAAGACGACCACCCTGCGGATGCTCGCCACCCTCATCGAGCCGGACGGCGGCGAGGCCACCATCGCCGGCGCCGACCTGCGGAAGGACCCGGCCGAGGTGCGCCGGCGCATCGGCTACGTGGCCCAGGGCGGCAGCACGTGGGACGAGTCCACCGCCCGCGAGGAGCTGGTGCTGCACGCCCGGCTCTACGGCATCTCCAAGGCCGAGGCGAACCGCCGCGCCACCCGCGCCCTGGACGCCTTCCAGCTCAGCGAGTACGCCGACCGCAAGTGCAAGACCTACTCCGGCGGCCAGCGCCGGCGGGTCGAGATCGCGCTCGGCATCATCCACGAGCCGAAGATCGTCTTCCTGGACGAGCCGACCACCGGCCTCGACCCGCAGAGCCGGGCGCACATGTGGGACGAGATCCGCCGGCTGCGCACCGAGGGCATGACGGTCTTCATCACCACGCACTACCTCGACGAGGCCGACGCGCTCTGCGACCGGATCGCGATCATGGATCACGGCGAGGTGGTCGCGGAGGGCACCCCGGCCGAGCTGAAGCGCGAGATCTCCGGCGAGGTGGTGCTGGTCGGCCTCGACGCCGCCACCACCCCACAGGCCGCCGAACTGCTCGACACCGAGGCGTACGTCAGCAAGCTGGAGACCGCCGACGAGGGCGGCCTGCGCCTCTACGTCGACGAGGGCGCCACCGCCATCCCGCAGGTGCTGCGCCGCCTCGACCACGCCGGGCTGGAGCTGCGCTCGATCGAGCTGCACCGCCCCAGCCTCGACGACGTCTTCCTCACCAAGACCGGCCGCTCGCTGCGCGAGTCCTGA
- a CDS encoding MFS transporter produces the protein MPRLTRDRTTWLTYAQLGMWGFFLYGFGPVVPLLRDEQGTSAAVAGLHSTGIAVGALAGGALFAPAARRLGRGPAIWLGLAGVAAGVTALGLLHPLPATLAAIAVIATFGMMVISGVSVVLTAHHGPAAPAALTEANAACAGMGILAPLVIGATVDAGLGWRPAMAAEVGLITLVALAAVTFRVRLPKTAPATAAAATPAPASTAAAPRPILETYRSSRTETVQDLGQRAVPGQLPRAYWIAWVLMSVTGSIEVCLSLWTADVLRTHAGLSAGGASAAVAAIVCGMFAGRLAGGRLALRWPPVPLLLGALTVSLAGFALFWSAPVGWLAVAGLVVLGLGNALHYPLAISIALAAAGPAADKAAGWASYSMGVGFGIAPVALGWVADGVGPHLAFLLLPGFIAAAILLTVRLGRALRLPAPGDDRTPVSAAA, from the coding sequence GTGCCCCGCCTCACCCGTGACCGGACGACCTGGCTGACCTACGCCCAGCTGGGGATGTGGGGCTTCTTTCTCTACGGGTTCGGCCCCGTCGTCCCGCTGCTCCGCGACGAGCAGGGCACCAGCGCCGCCGTGGCCGGCCTGCACAGCACCGGCATCGCGGTCGGCGCGCTGGCCGGCGGCGCGCTCTTCGCGCCCGCGGCCCGCCGCCTCGGCCGCGGCCCGGCCATCTGGCTCGGCCTCGCCGGCGTGGCGGCCGGCGTCACCGCGCTCGGTCTGCTCCACCCGCTGCCCGCCACCCTCGCCGCCATCGCGGTGATCGCCACCTTCGGCATGATGGTGATCAGCGGAGTCAGCGTCGTGCTCACCGCCCACCACGGGCCCGCCGCACCGGCCGCGCTCACCGAGGCCAACGCCGCCTGCGCCGGCATGGGCATCCTCGCGCCGCTGGTCATCGGCGCGACCGTGGACGCCGGCCTCGGCTGGCGGCCCGCGATGGCCGCCGAGGTCGGGCTGATCACCCTGGTCGCCCTCGCCGCCGTGACCTTCCGGGTACGCCTGCCGAAGACCGCCCCCGCTACCGCGGCTGCCGCCACCCCGGCTCCCGCTTCCACCGCCGCCGCCCCGCGGCCAATCTTGGAGACTTACCGTTCGTCCCGAACGGAAACTGTCCAAGATCTCGGGCAGCGAGCGGTGCCGGGGCAGCTGCCGCGGGCCTACTGGATCGCCTGGGTGCTCATGTCGGTCACCGGGTCGATCGAGGTCTGCCTGTCGCTCTGGACCGCGGACGTGCTCCGTACCCACGCCGGCCTCAGCGCCGGCGGGGCGTCGGCGGCCGTCGCGGCGATCGTCTGCGGCATGTTCGCCGGCCGGCTGGCCGGCGGCCGGCTCGCGCTGCGCTGGCCGCCCGTGCCGCTGCTGCTCGGCGCGCTGACCGTCTCCCTGGCCGGGTTCGCGCTGTTCTGGTCCGCCCCGGTGGGCTGGCTGGCCGTCGCCGGCCTGGTCGTGCTCGGGCTCGGCAACGCCCTGCACTACCCCCTGGCGATCTCCATCGCCCTCGCCGCCGCCGGGCCGGCCGCGGACAAGGCGGCCGGCTGGGCGTCGTACTCGATGGGGGTGGGTTTCGGGATCGCGCCGGTCGCGCTCGGCTGGGTGGCCGACGGCGTCGGCCCGCACCTGGCCTTCCTGCTCCTGCCCGGCTTCATCGCCGCGGCCATCCTGCTCACCGTGCGCCTCGGCCGCGCGTTGCGCCTGCCCGCACCCGGCGACGACCGCACCCCGGTCTCCGCCGCCGCGTGA
- a CDS encoding PadR family transcriptional regulator — MMILGLVRWMQPVHGYDVRRELLSWSADKWANVQPGSIYHALRKLTDEGLLRTVSVEQVGARPARTTYEVTPKGDEEFETLLRAQWWQLNEPSDPFVAAFSFLPAMPRDEAAAALRNRANLIRAGVESMRASLDSDWVRTRKPVHVGWMFELWLARAEADMAWCERIAERIESGVSYLPAGLEQAEGWSGWTHGAAPDAE, encoded by the coding sequence ATGATGATTCTGGGCCTGGTGCGGTGGATGCAGCCGGTGCACGGCTACGACGTACGCCGTGAGCTGCTCAGCTGGAGCGCGGACAAGTGGGCCAACGTGCAGCCCGGTTCGATCTACCACGCCCTGCGCAAGCTCACCGACGAGGGCCTGCTCCGGACCGTCTCCGTCGAGCAGGTCGGCGCCCGCCCCGCCCGCACCACCTACGAGGTGACGCCGAAGGGGGACGAGGAGTTCGAGACCCTGCTGCGGGCGCAGTGGTGGCAGCTCAACGAGCCGTCGGACCCGTTCGTGGCGGCCTTCTCGTTCCTGCCGGCCATGCCGCGCGACGAGGCCGCGGCGGCGCTGCGCAACCGGGCGAACCTGATCCGCGCCGGCGTCGAGTCGATGCGCGCCTCGTTGGACTCGGACTGGGTGCGCACCCGCAAGCCGGTGCACGTCGGCTGGATGTTCGAGCTCTGGCTGGCGCGGGCCGAGGCCGACATGGCCTGGTGCGAGCGGATCGCCGAGCGGATCGAGTCCGGAGTGTCGTACCTGCCTGCTGGGCTGGAGCAGGCCGAGGGATGGTCGGGCTGGACGCACGGCGCCGCTCCCGACGCGGAATAA